The genomic window AGGGGATTAGGGCCACCGGCCAAACGCTTTTggtttaaattcaaattaaagcgTATACCCCCGAAAttcttttgctgctgctgttgttgttgctgctgctgttgcttgttttggCCAGGTGGCTGACCGACtttcggcggcggcggaggggGAGGTCCTGAGGGTAGGGGTGGCGGTGCCGCCAGCGCATTGCTGAAGCCCGGCGGCGCATTTGACGCACTGACCGTCGAGGTtacctgctgttgctgctgctgctggtagcGCATGTAATATTGGTAGTACTGCTGATACTGCTGCTGGTACGCGGCATTCTGGTTTGCATACCAGGCGTAGTTGCTCCACTGTTGGGCGAGCTGGGCGGGATTACcgccctgctgctgctgttgctgctgctgcatctccTGTAGTTGCGGAATCAGGGGCGGCGGAGCACTCATGGCATCCGACATTGTACTCCCGCAATCTCCCTCTCTTGGTCCTTTgctaatttctttttttaccTGAACTTACCTTTGGGTTTTGCGAATTCAGCCCCTGATTTAAAAGAACAAAGGGCacgaaaaatggaaaaaatgtgCGTATTAGTTgggtgtatatgtgtgtgtgtttgttggcATGTGAcgccatttttatttcttacCTACTTTTGGCCTCCGAGAACTTGCACTTTTTGCTTTGATTTTCGCGTTTAAAACGCCGTTTTCGCCACGATAACTAAGTAAAACGGTTTGGCAATGCAAATCTCTATCTGCATACGCACGAAAACACTCGGAATACGCTACTTTTTGCCTGATTTCATCACGATATCTAAACACGTCTGAACAGTTGAACTATTTTTTCGTATAAAGAAAAAGAGACAGAATAATCGATGAATAGAGATGTCATAGAGCGCAGTGTGACCACAGCTTGCTTCCCCGAAAATCCATGCTATGCAACGGAGCCACTCTATTTCACATTTGGGGTATTCCGAATAACTGTTGCAACggttaattttaaatatatatttaaaaaaggaaGTTCTATTAAGTACAATACTCCGTAGATTTAGGATTCTTCCTACAATATAGAACTCGTTATCTAAACACAAGAAAGAACTTTAGTTGTAGAAATATAACAGAATCATtgataaaatgttttaaaacaaCACGTTGCTTAAAAAATTCTTAGTTATATTTATCACGTAtagtaaaatcaaatttcaaaagATCCACAGTACGCGTTCTTTTCAACAGTGAAATCCCCAGGAAACACCAATCCTGTGGGCTCCACCAATGGGATCTGCCGCATCAAAGGCCAGGTGATAGCCAACATCGATGTTTTTCCCGATCTTTGACTGGTAGACGAACCCGAGTCTGGAGTCCTCCCGCAGCTTGGCCTTCACCATGGTGCCATTCTGGAAGTCGTACTGAAGCCCAATGGCAAACTGTTTCACATTTTCGGAGCTGTAGAGATTCGCCTTTATGGCAAAGGCCCAGGCTTCGCCGATCCTTTGAAATATCGATCCTCGCAGGTCCTCGAAATTCTCACTGCAAGTGAAATATAATGAGGCGTTgcctatttaataataatcgAAGTTATTGAAGCACCTACAGCTTCAGACCCACTTCGGTCCTCCCATTGTTGTAGCCCAGGCACAGGGCGTGCTTATCGAATCCCTTTTCGTCACAGTTGTACTGCGTTCGATATCCCAGCACCCAGTTCTCCACAGGCGCCACCAGGACATAGCCCAGAAATAGGGGCTCGTTGTACAGCGGCACCACCAGTTCCACCTTCACGGGATCGCGCTCCAAACCGCACTTCAGCTTCGTTTGAAACGTCACCCTAAAGGGTTAATTCACATTTGTATTTCTTGAAAGgaaaaagttagaaaaatagaaaacactcACTCGTCTTTCGTGCCAATTGTGGACTTGAGCAGTCCATACAGCCGACTGCCAAAGTTCATGCCGCGCACGCCGATCTCCGAGAGAAGATCATTGTTGGTAAACCAGCCGAGGGACGTGCTGTAGATGCCCACTTCCTTGAACACCTCCATGCCGCCAAAGACGCTCGTCATGGTGGGATATCCCTCGCCGAAGGTGCTCAGATAGAAGTCCGAGTCCGTTTTCGTGGTGCACTGCATCTGCCAGGCGCCGATCTTGAAACCATTGATAAGGCAATCCTTTGCCAAGGCGCCCACATGAAAGTAGGTGGGCATTTCGCCCTCCGCCGGTGGCATGGGTATTATCTCTACCTCGACATCCTTGGCTGGCTTCTCGGGCTCTTCCTCCTTGGGTGGCTCCTGCTTAGAAGCATCCTGCTTGCCTGACTTCTTACTCGGCTCCTCTTGCTTCGCCGGCTCCGGAGACTCCTTCTTATTCGGCACTGTGGTGGCTCGGGTGCGCATCTTGTTGCGGCGAAACAAGTTGCGCAGCCGTTGCTTCATATTAGTCATTTTAAGATGcgttaaaaaaaatagcaaaaaaataggtaaaaatttaaaattttggCGAAACGGTAGATCTGACACTGGAAACAAAAACTTCTGATTTGCTCAAATGGACAGATTTTAGTTGAAAGCTAAAAACGGCGTTATATACTTTGTAAAAGAAATACAAACGTAGTTTAGCCAGCCATCCTACACATTAAAGTACCAGGATGCACCGAACTTGTGCTTCCCATTAATGGGATCCCTTCCATCGAAGC from Drosophila yakuba strain Tai18E2 chromosome 2L, Prin_Dyak_Tai18E2_2.1, whole genome shotgun sequence includes these protein-coding regions:
- the LOC6527194 gene encoding uncharacterized protein LOC6527194 isoform X2; this translates as MTNMKQRLRNLFRRNKMRTRATTVPNKKESPEPAKQEEPSKKSGKQDASKQEPPKEEEPEKPAKDVEVEIIPMPPAEGEMPTYFHVGALAKDCLINGFKIGAWQMQCTTKTDSDFYLSTFGEGYPTMTSVFGGMEVFKEVGIYSTSLGWFTNNDLLSEIGVRGMNFGSRLYGLLKSTIGTKDEVTFQTKLKCGLERDPVKVELVVPLYNEPLFLGYVLVAPVENWVLGYRTQYNCDEKGFDKHALCLGYNNGRTEVGLKL
- the LOC6527194 gene encoding voltage-dependent anion-selective channel isoform X1; amino-acid sequence: MTNMKQRLRNLFRRNKMRTRATTVPNKKESPEPAKQEEPSKKSGKQDASKQEPPKEEEPEKPAKDVEVEIIPMPPAEGEMPTYFHVGALAKDCLINGFKIGAWQMQCTTKTDSDFYLSTFGEGYPTMTSVFGGMEVFKEVGIYSTSLGWFTNNDLLSEIGVRGMNFGSRLYGLLKSTIGTKDEVTFQTKLKCGLERDPVKVELVVPLYNEPLFLGYVLVAPVENWVLGYRTQYNCDEKGFDKHALCLGYNNGRTEVGLKLENFEDLRGSIFQRIGEAWAFAIKANLYSSENVKQFAIGLQYDFQNGTMVKAKLREDSRLGFVYQSKIGKNIDVGYHLAFDAADPIGGAHRIGVSWGFHC